ctataatttgattttaaatttttctgataatTTTATGCAACTTTTTTCTTGAGTAACACTCTGTTGTAGCTTCTATGGAAATAAAGTCactccttttttttgtttttgttgcataatatagtttttagaCTTAGTTATTACAATTAGCTTTTTATTCGCTATTACACAACAGTGCTTGTGATTGCCCCCCAATGTGTTCGGAATTACCCCACGTAGGCAGGGTAATTCCGAACACCAATGGTTTTATTTCtggcataaatttttattttataataagatttttaaaaattccttttgaGGGTTTGTGACTGAGTAGTTAAACTAATTGATAAGCAATAAATATGATCAATTTTGTATAACTGGTGTCTTTAATTCGCATTCCCGCTTAGGTGTTCGCCAATACCCCACTCTCCCCTAATTGTACTAAAGtacgtttatttaaaacatttcttgctttatacaatattcctatactttttgaaattttacttgataagtttttaatgtgacTTTTCCATATAAGATTTTCATCTATACAAACACCTAGAAAGTTGGTTACTGTtacttgtttaatttcaataacaAGATGAGGCATGTTAATTggcagtttatgttttttgataagaGGATGGAAAAGAacccatttagttttatcaatgttaagaGATAATTTGCTAGTCTTAAACTAGtcagatattttgattaactcGATGTTCAAGCAACTAAATAAAGTAGGAATGCTTTTGTGTGACATGAATAAAttggtgtcatcagcaaacataattgttattaaattcgaGGCTTTGtataagtcattaatataaataaggaaaagaagaggtcctaatatggatccttgaggaactccacatgtaatatttaacaaatttgatgatAATGTTTCATCGGcgtaaacaaattgtttgcgattagttaaacaactttttaacaattttaaaacattgcctgTTATACcacaacattttaattttttagcaagaattttatgattaatggtatcaaacgctttcgctaaatcaataaatactccCAATGTGaatttagaattattaaatGAGTCTGATATACTTCTTGTAAGctgaataattgcatgctctgttgaattatttattttaaatccatattgcatgttatataataatttgtttgataaaaggtgattgtatattctgttgtagaaaattctttctaaaattttagaaaaaacagagagGATAGAAATTGGACGATAGTGtttaacattagttttttctccttctttaaatataggaataatttttgctatttttaaatcatcaggaaaaactcccttattaatagagcatttaaaaatttggaaaagtaTGTCTTTTAAAACGTCAAAACAGTTTATAATAACGTTTCCATTGACATCATCTGGACCAACtgctttatttgattttaacaatttataagcactttcaaactcttcaaaagacaaatcaaaaaaatttagatacgAGTTTAGAGGGTCTAATTATTTCGGCTAGGTTTTGTCCTacagatacaaaatatttattaaattcggaagcaattgttttttgatcaagaataaaattatcatcTACTTTAATAACTGAGGGCAAAGATTGCGATGTTTTTTTAGTGTTACCCGTAATTTCGTTTATTAGTTGCCAAGTGCGTTTAgagtttaatttgtatttttcaagtaaattagtgtaatatattaattttgaatttttccttAGGCGTTCAAATAGTCTTacgtaatttttataattggtcTTACTCTcagttgttttcaattttaaatatttaatataaagtttttgtttaattgtaGATGATTTTAGAATACCTTTAGTAATCCATGgcgatttaatttttttatgtttgtaattaATTTCTACTTTGGGAAAATTGATGtcataaatttgtttgtttatgcgacacaatggtcgcaaaaagtgaccaacggagccgtccagtcACGTAGATctgggagatgtgaaaataGAAGTAGATTGTAGATGATGTCATTGGGTGAGAATCATAAATGAATGTAAAGACTATTTTGTAGGAGGAAGAAAATTTTAGGACTCAGGGATTAGGTGAACAATAACTCACGCTCTAGTCATactaaacaaatgataaaacaatggtctatgagtaaacaagtcaatatCGATCCGCTGGTTCATTAAAGGCAACCATGGCTAAAATTATCGCAccatacaaaaacaataaaataagtagataacaaaatataaagtaaaatgatacaaaatataAGTACGAgcaatataaaaagaaaaaataggcTAGTAAATGTGCTACTATATATGGTCTAAACTCTAGATAACCAACTGAAAactgataatcacctgtgtgagataaaagtatataaatgtcattaatgtaacaaattcataataTAAAGCTCACAAAGCGCTATAATACGTGGGtgtaagaggtaaaaaaatgttggtgccatGGTAACCAATCAGAATTAAGTAGTGCATAATGGTGATccccctcctcaggaatgcactgcgatcaccaatgacgtttcggagagcccgagacctgcactaacgccactcgtcaggggcgtgtccttgcaacagatctcaccgcctgcactctacgtcatgctagtcaatattgcaatataacaGGACTACACTACAAAAGCCAAAAATCCCAATCCCTATCCCAGTTTTTAATACAGCTCCAACATTCTAAGAGATCTCATGAGGGTGGTAAGGGATGCGCGTGGTGTAAATATAAGCAAATATGTTGATACATATAAATATCATGTACACTTACATTAGAAAAGACAAACGTGTACACATGCATGTATGcgtatgtataaaaataaacaatttaatgtaTAGAAATAACACAAAGCAAATAGaaaatagaaattaataattatgaGTAACTTACCGTTTCTTTTATGGCTGAAATGtgtcttataaatataatacgtAAATATCACTCATAATCATCGAAACTCAGAATGTTAGTAAATTtgtcaacaatattgtttttaaacgtTACgtcataaatttcataaaaaattttaaaaaaagatttatatattaaattaatgtctTCAGAAAAGTTAATAATGTCCCAATTAACTAAAGAAAgttgatatttaaaagattctaggtttttattatgaaaaagtcgttttttaaatgattttttttcatataaaattttggcataaataaaaagaaaatgggGAAACGATCAGATATGTCACTTTTAATAATGCCTTTTTTAagcgaattattaaaaatatcattggTTATAATGTTATCAATTAAGGAAGTTGTTGTTTGAGTAATTCttgttggtttgtttattagaGGAACTGCTCCATTTTCAAATAGGCCATTATAAAACCcattaatgtcttttttgacGTGATActcaaagcaatttaaattcagatcacctaatatgtaaagtaatttCTTTTCGTGGTtggttttatttacaatatcgTCATGTAAAAATGAACTAAATGTATTAATTTCGCCGGtaggtgggcgataacaacagctaattacaacatttttagttttattacttaaaatttcaATCGTTAAAACTTCTATATTGGCGTCAGAAATACTCATGTCATGCCTAACAAAATACCGTAggttttcttttacataaataattaaaccaaCGCCGCGTTTGTTTGTTTTCCGCcctaatgaaattaaattatagcccggtattttaaaattattatctaaatttgAGTCAGCAGAACTACACCAGGTTTCAGTTAGGCAAGTTACACTAAAAATAGTTAGATTTTCCTCAAAACTATtgcaaagattttcaaaaattttttttaaacttcttatatttatatgaattgcattaattttatcacgttcaagaaattcttttatttcaaaagtataaaaatagcTGCAGTTGCTTTGTAAAGCATCTGTTTCACTAAAGAGTAATTCCATGTCAAAACAACCAGGCCATGCAACCCTATGTCCTTggattttctttatatttttaccaTAATTAGtacattataaaataagataaatccCAAAATTTCAAGGTCTAATCCCCAACGGTTCGTGAGTAatggttgttttaattttgGCTACTATTATTGTTTTGGTCATTTTccgccatttttaaatttacatttcttCTTATAAAACCAAGTCTTTAAACATGTGAATTCTAAAAATAAGTGACTTAGTTAATCTCAAGGTGAggaatttgaatatataaataaaaaactcattttataattaaaaagtctaaatatctaaatatcaattataaatgttaaaataatggACACCTGCCCCAGTAAAATTTTAAGGTGTGCGGTaaattttttaagctaaaaatttcaaattagaTCATTGTATATTTGAAGAACATTGTGTGAAAAAATCATTTCTGCCAAatacatagtttaaaaattaaatgaaaaatattacaaacaaaGCAAATATAGTATATTTCGCTTATCGtagtattcaaaataaataaaattgatgcaTACTTGAattgatatacaattttttataatatatccattaaaaaattattgatttacatatatatacttattaattttgtaaaaatctttttttgaaagttcataTTTGTCTGATCTTATTGTTGGTgcattattaatgttattacaTTGGTGATAGGTATCCAACGATAATCATCCCTTTTCAGCCATAAAAACCGTTCAGATGGACCGTGTGGAtgcataaactttatttttatattattatattcttcatttttttcttcgaCTACTGCAATCCACCAAAACGAGTCATATGTACATGCGTAATATTCTGCATTAgctcaaaatttattaaacttaaattttggttacttgattttttagttatattaatagATTTTGGATTTATATCGttactagtttttttaaataacatagaTGTTTTCAAAACTGGTATGGAATGGTGAAATCCTCGAGTTCCTGGTATTGTTTTTCCCTTCTCAAATCGTTTATTTTGCGTAGCTCTAACTTTAACCTTAgtttctttatcaattttaaagaactttattgTGAGCATTTTTTGAGTGCAAAATTCAAACATTGCATCAATTGTttgtatttgatttttctttggaCGTTGCAAACTTTCTCTTGCTATTGTTCGTTTTACTGTACCGCCTATTGCATCGCAAGAAGATTTGCCGTGGCTGGTTGCAAAAAATATCCATTCAGCTTCCAATAAAAAATCTTCTGAGTGATGGCatagatttagaaaatttttataatttttatactgtcCTCCACATCCATCAGAAAAGTTAtacaatttgaaaattaaacacACTTATAACTGAAAACAAAcctttttcattaaatgtttacaaGTTATATCCCATTTCATTGCATATAAAAGAAGAACTGCATTTTGATGATAAACGCATACGCACACTGAATGAGCACCTGAGGCTCCAACACTTACACGCCACTTAGGACGTAGACTGCAAAATTTAGAAATTCCAAGATTAATCCCTggatttataactttaaattggCTGTACAATTCTTTCATGTTACACAATAGCAATCGTTTTTGTACTTGTATTCtgttattttttcctttttcaacacttacataatcttttttatcaGACATTGTTTGTGAGTATTCATCATCTTCATAAAAACTTTGAACAATGGAGACAACATTAAGTGGAAcactttttgcaattttatccAATTGGAGTAAAAGTATGCCACTCTCCTGTTTCATACAACGTGCTGTTCGAATAGCATTCACACTAACTTCAAAGTAGTTAGAAGTAGTCTCTTGACCAAGATTCAGGATTTAAAGtgagaatttttaatttatttttatagtcaaaagcatttatcttttctttcatCAATAGTGTCAGTTTATCCAGATCAGATGCTTTATTTTGATCTGTTTTCGAATAAGACGCATTAGAATTATCTATAAAATGCGAATTACTTATTCCATAATGGGCTGCTAAATCTTcaccaatcttttttattgattttttatattttttcattgcaGATGCAACACGTTGATGTAAAGCAACAGAATGTAAATTAATAGGAGATTCTCCTAAAACTTCCAGGGATAAATTAATATGATTAAACGGTTCATCTTCTTCTGTCAATATTTCATCTACTTCATTTTCACTAGGGTGTTCTACTGATAAAACTGCCTTTGACTTACAGCTAGCACATAACTTCCACCCAGGTAAAACTTATAATCCTAATGACTCAAAGTGTCTAGCCAACATTAAAGATATTGtaaatttacctaaaaaaaaaaaagaatatttaagaTACGTGTTGTATACTTTTACAGATAGTATTCatatatttgaaatcaaattaccttttatttttttttatgcactttataaacatcacaacaattgccatttttcttttcaaatcttttttcaaaatagtgaAAATTGCGATTACAAATGCTAAATAGTTCTTCACAAGCACGCAACTCAGATCTCCATAAAATGTTTTGACGAATATCAGTGTCTAGGTCATGTagtaaaaaaatctctttttttctAGAATATGAGGTTTTATGGCAttctaaattcaaaactttacCAATATCACATGAAATCATTTtgataatgaattaaaaaatgttatacttgcaaatttaaaaatgcacaagtactaattacattatttatattggaTTAGTTGCAACATTTAAACTAGATGAATATGTCTGAATTCAGCAATTAAACTTTGATAATTTGGAAAGACAAGGaaacaagaaaacaaaaaggaaataaaaaaatacattaaaaaaactttcataacttAAGAAACACTTCGATTTAGATAGGAATTACCATTTTTCCTAAATTACCATGGCAATCTATATACATTTATAgtacaaaagtaaaatatttacaaaactatGTATTTGGCAGAAATGATTTTTTCATACAATGTTCTTCAAACATACAATGAtctaatttgaaatttaaagcttaaaaaatttacCGCACACCTTAAAATTTTACTGGGGCAGGTGTccattattttaacatttataattaatatttaggtactttttaattataaaatgagttttttatttatatattcaaattccTCACCTTGAGATTAACTAAGTCACGTATTTTTAGAATTCACATGTTTAAAGACTTGGTTTTATAAGAAGAaatgtacatttaaaaatggCGGAAAATAACCAAAACAATAATAGTAGCcaaaattaaaacaaccatTTCTCACAAACCGTTGGGAGTTAGACCTTGAAATTTTGggatttatcttattttataatgtaCTAACTaaggtaaaaatataaaaaaatccaaGGACATAGGGttgcatttttcaaaaaaattggttgTTTTGACGTGGAATTACtctaaaataactttgatcCGGATCGGACTCTTTGTTaagtataaaatcattaaatttaaaaatgtcaaaatttttagaGCAATTTGAAtccatttttgtatttaaaaacaataaaaattaaaaataaataaataataaagataaaatcaaTAACtctcaaataaaagaatttcttaaaagtCGCGCGttacaagtttattatatacaactttagCATATTTACCTTTGGCTCTCAAATCTTTTGCTTctttaaataactgttttcGCAATTCTAAAGTTCTTTCACTGTAGTCTTCATTTACGTAAAATCGATCGTTCCACAATTTTAACTGAACATAGTTATCCAACGcagtttttttgtctttgtagtttaaaaatttaactattatgGTTCTGTTGTACTTTTTTCCATCGCTACTTTTTTTCCCTGTCCTGTGCGCCCGTTCAATTTCaacattacttttaaatccaagttttgtctttaaaacattttgaatcttTTCCTCACTCAATTCCCACGTTTCGTTTTCATCTTCTTCAATTCCCGTAAACCTTAGGTTATTTCTTCTGCTCCTGTCTTCCAACTCAGCTAGTTTGTCTTTGACAACAACGTTTGTAATATCATTTTGGTTTGATGTTAAGTTTggcttttttttcatttcagaaAGTTCTTGAACAATTGCTTCATATTTCTCGCTAAGAAACTCCGCCGATTTCTTTAGTtcattagtttcttttttttagttttgtattttcttcTTGAAGATTTAATAGCTTAATTTCCATTTTATCAAACTTCTcgttaaatatctttaataaagtATTCTCATGAATATCTAACaggtctttatatatatatatatatatatatatatatatatatatatatatatatatatatatatatatatatatatatatatatatatatatatatatatatatatatatatatcatatatatatatatatatatatatatatacacacacacagtgGCGTcggaaggtttttaaatgttggaAATGACCCACTTTTAAACCAAaagaatattccaaatttttttacgttcatatgtatgacgaaaagattctttacacaaaaaaatactgtgataggagaatgggaacaagaaacGCTTAAATCTTATTTCCCCCCTGCCCCAATTGTAAGAGCAACAAgctgatgaaatattttttgtactattttcaactagacttatattcatcgagaaattttaaatttcattaatataACGCTTAAAAAAGGCATTGCGAAAACTGTTATGGAGTTTGTGGAGGTGATTGCCCACCCCCTCTCCTCTCTGAGATATTTTGGaaagaacgtttttttttgtaaatttatatttttaacagtgCCGGTCCGTAGGCGATGCAAATGTTACTACGCACTGGGTCCCCCTTTTTTGCAAATTTCCAGAGGCCTCATTTTTTCACagaggaataaaaaataaaactttttatttaataattcaaaagTCGCCATTGAAAGTTTGCGAACATTCacaattaattcttttaataacatttttttaatctcataaaacgtatcataaaatttttatttaattcataacaTTTTAGCAATATTTGTATCTAACTAGTAGAAAGCAACTCATAATACGggttattagtaaataaatcattactaataacccgtaatacgggttattaGTAAATGAATCATTAATTGTGCGGTAGTGGTGAAATGGTaaagcgctcgcttcataagcgagaggttccgagttcgatcctctccacgtccctggtagtaccgcgctcaacctgtttctccgcgcagcggccttgttcgtcaaggttcgtgtttcggagttatagagttgagagagggttataaccactattaagtagcctcctcatctgttgtggccttcttggccttgaggaggtgaataacaaaaaaaaaaacaaaaaacaatatgacTTGATAtttcatcttaaaaaaatataatttaagtacaaatttatctataaataatattttaaattgggcTCCTTATCAGCAATGTCATTGCTTATAGTTAAGGCATAAAGACAAAACAGAACTTAACAtcagttaagtttttttaaaaatctgttacAACGCAGCAACAACCAGAAAAGGAAAATCAAGAAAAGCCTGCCAATACCCAAAACAGTGTTTCCAAGGCAGCatgctaaaaaaagtaaaaaagacaggcaataaatatttatgagcATAAGAAAAGTATTTGTTACTGTTTACGACAAAAACAACATCGTAACACAAACTAGTTAAAACACAAATAACcataaaaactgattttattatgtaaacaaaattatttttaccttatgTAAAATACCAGCTTCTCCTTAACTGTTGACTAATGATTAATAGAGTAAACTTTAcatcatataaatttattaaattaaaaccatgtttcaacagtaagcaagctaatcaagtgatgacaaatgCAACTAAAAAAAGGACATATTTatgtttgaatttataaaaaagattaaaatcatTCAAATTTAAGActtattaattgttaatataaatagttaattCATACTTAGTTTCGTTCTTAagttaatttgattttacttaagtaaaattaaatcaaatataaaacataatattttattaaaaaaaacttactaaattaaaaaaaaaaaatcaccgaAGAAAAAGcggcaaaagttgtaaataTCTTCATTGATAAGAagacatttacaaccttttggttgctgttttttctttGGTGTCTATTAACACCCCAGTATGGATGAGCCCTTCATTTGaaggagggctcatccataccgcCATTACTACACCACTTTTTGAAGGACCTCTCCGAGAGAGGCCCTGGGTGTCGGGAGCGATAATTTCTGTAGTGCTCAAATGTTAACGCAtctaaaactacaaaaaatctcTAATGTTAACgactctaaattaaaaatagaagaatataataaaaattataaatatttgcaatttttgatgATTTGTGAAGTTTTATTAACCTTTACGTTTCggttgttaatttttatatcaaaaaaatattttgacctCGTGCGCAAGGCAAGCATTACGCGTGTTAGGTAATATGAAAGCAAAATCATTGGTATCAAACTGTCGGCTAgcaatgtattttatttaatcaaaatataaagcataaccTCACCATTTTTAAAGGTAACAGAAGACGATGCtagagatatttttaaaaaaatgagagtaaattaaaaagggttaaatttgtgaaaaatttaaataaaaacatgagtaaaacacagttaaaaaatgtcatatttCTGAAATAATTCTTTCACATATTGCACATATTTCtccatacaaaatataaaacacagccCTATTAGTTATGCTTCTACCAGAcactaaagacaaaaaaatatacctcagaataatcaataaaataatatttacatataaatatataaatatataattataacatttataattataacatatataaatatataattataacatttttaccTATTCCCCTAATTTCTTCCATAAAGTTgtctaaagtaagaaaaaaagataactaaagctaaaactaactaaaaataactataagctaaaccaaaactataaactaaataaactttaaatcttaATATTTGTACATCAGAAGACAAAAGTCGATTGtccattttttgtgaaaatgagCTATGTATGAGacctttttagttttttcagtaTCTACACAGAGGTATTAAGACTGTTGTCTTAATACCTCTGACAATGTGAAACAAAGTTAGATCAATATAAAAGGTCTGGTGTCCTACAATGTTCAAAGGAAAAACGTCTGTTGTCCAGAAAcgactttttacttttttaaccttttttttgtcaaaactatATATCATGTGCCTTaagacaaattaaataaaacacaaaaaatattacacaaattTAACCATCAAGAATAAGCCAAAaaagacaaattattttactatttcctCTATCCTGGACAATTCAAAAATGCGACAACCGACTTTGAGGTACagatataaatgctttatttatataactctACTAATCATAACGGGTGATGCGGAAGTTATCGGACAAAATAAAAACGTCAATAacttattcatataaaaaaaaaaactactattacattttttttaaataaagcatttatcttttaataaaaatatattatttttttatatgaaaaaacacCACCATCTGCAATTCATCTCAATTTTGCTCTGACGCCTTTCATATGCGactgtaaaaagtttaaatcaatTTCTTGTAGTTTTAGTTTAATGCGATCAATCAAAACTTGCTCTGTTGAAGCTTGCCAATCTCCCTCGTAAACCTTCTGTGCCAAATGTCcccaaaaattttcaattagtCGTGCTTGAGGCACATGTGGGAGATTGGATTCTTTATCAACGTAATAGACAATTTGGTCCATCCAATTTAGAGAGTCTTTAGAATAATGAGAACTTTCTAAATCTGgccaaaataaatagttaaagtCTCCATGATACTTGTGAATAAATGGAAGAAGTCgtttttctaaacatttattaatatagattGATGAATTGATCGCTACAGCCTTGGAAGTGCGAAACAATGGCTCGGACATACCACGGTCAGATATGGCTATccacattaataatttttttggaagTTACTCTTTTCCTATAAAACGAACACTTTCTGGGCAtgtctttttgttgtttgtGTAATATCCAGAAATTCCAGGCATGTTGTCCCCtgcaaaacaaaagtatttttcgtCATTGATGACTAGAAGCGATTTTGTGTTATAGAGTTGGTTATCTAGTTTCCTCCTTCTTTTCTTTGCCTTTATTTGTTGTTCTATAGTGTATTTTGGAGTCTTTTcacattttctatatttaatattcattttttttaactgacgACTCGATTGATTTACACCGAATTTAATACCTATATTTCTCTGACTGACCCCTTTTCGACTGTTGACAAGTCTCGTTAATTCGGCTTTCTTCTCTCTAGTTCAGGATGTCGGGCGACCAGGGTGCTTTCTATCAGAAAAGGATTGAACAG
The nucleotide sequence above comes from Hydra vulgaris chromosome 09, alternate assembly HydraT2T_AEP. Encoded proteins:
- the LOC136085360 gene encoding uncharacterized protein LOC136085360; this translates as MWIAISDRGMSEPLFRTSKAVAINSSIYINKCLEKRLLPFIHKYHGDFNYLFWPDLESSHYSKDSLNWMDQIVYYVDKESNLPHVPQARLIENFWGHLAQKVYEGDWQASTEQVLIDRIKLKLQEIDLNFLQSHMKGVRAKLR